Proteins encoded in a region of the Podarcis muralis chromosome 2, rPodMur119.hap1.1, whole genome shotgun sequence genome:
- the LOC144326766 gene encoding vomeronasal type-2 receptor 26-like, giving the protein MVPKQEPPHLAMVKLLLHFKWTWIGLIAPDSDKGEKFMRTFTAAVTKKDICVAFSESITEIVMYKPKRLISFITQRQINVVVYHADVRCTLFLTGFMTAMEKTLKLHSFLRNLQLYNFSMDGAYWDENGELAADFDIVNWVAFPNNSLVGLKVGSVERSASPEKIKFAIDRNVIVWPRCFKQSLLCFSDAKHCNKCPDDQNSNLHRDQCVPKIIHFLSYDEPLGILLASFALLLSLTAGFLLGIFIKYFDTPIVKANNRDLTYLLLVYLLLSFLSSFLFIGRPQKWTCLLRQTAFSIIFSVAVSSLLAKTITVVAAFMATKPGSQMRKWLGKSLANSLVLSFSSVQGGICMVWLGMSPPFPDSDMHSQPGQIILQCNEGSVAMFYSALGYMGFQAAVCFTVAFLARKLPGAFNEAQLITFSMLVFCSVWVSFVPAYLSTKGKYMVAVQVFSILASSSGLLGCIFIPKCYIIVLRPDLNKKEHLMA; this is encoded by the exons ATGGTCCCAAAACAAGAACCTCCTCACCTGGCTATGGTCAAATTACTCCTGCATTTCAAATGGACGTGGATCGGTCTCATTGCTCCAGACAGTGACAAGGGAGAAAAGTTCATGAGGACCTTCACAGCTGCAGTCACAAAGAAGGATATTTGTGTGGCCTTCTCAGAAAGTATCACAGAAATTGTGATGTATAAACCAAAGCGCCTGATATCATTTATCACGCAGAGACAAATCAATGTCGTTGTCTACCATGCAGATGTTCGATGCACTTTATTTCTAACAGGGTTTATGACAgccatggaaaagacccttaaA CTGCactctttcctaagaaacctcCAGCTTTACAACTTTTCCATGGACGGAGCTTATTGGGATGAGAATGGGGAGCTGGCAGCTGACTTTGACATTGTCAACTGGGTGGCGTTTCCCAATAATTCCCTTGTTGGGTTGAAAGTTGGGAGTGTAGAGAGATCAGCATCTCCAGAGAAAATCAAATTTGCCATTGACCGAAATGTCATTGTGTGGCCCAGGTGCTTCAAACAG TCACTCTTGTGTTTTTCAGATGCAAAGCATTGCAACAAATGTCCAGATGATCAGAATTCCAATCTACACAGAGATCAGTGTGTCCCCAAGATTATACATTTCTTGTCCTATGACGAACCTCTGGGGATCCTCCTAGCTTCTTTCGCCCTGCTTTTGTCCCTCACTGCTGGTTTTcttttgggaatcttcattaaatactttGACACACCAATAGTCaaggccaacaaccgggacctcacctactTGCTCCTTGTCTATCTCCTGCTCTCCTTCTTGTCCTCCTTCTTATTCATCGGTCGGCCCCAGAAgtggacctgccttctccgacaaactgccttcagcatcatcttctccgtGGCCGTGTCTTCCctgttggcaaagaccatcaccgTGGTGGCGGCGTttatggccacaaagccagggagcCAGATGAGGAAATGGCTGGGCAAGAGCTTGGCCAACTCCCTTGTCTTGTCTTTTTCCAGTGTCCAAGGGGGCATCTGCATGGtctggctgggaatgtctcccccCTTCCCAGACTCCGACATGCACTCCCAGCCTGGGCAGATCATTCTGCAATGTAACGAAGGCtctgttgccatgttttattctgcccttggctacatgggctttcAGGCGGCcgtctgcttcacggtggctttcctagccaggaagctgcctggggccttcaacgAAGCccagctgatcaccttcagcatgctggtgttttgcagtgtttgggtgtcctttgtgccagcctacctgagcaccaaggggaaatatatggtagccgtgcaggtcttctctatcttggcctccagttcggggttactgggttgcatcttcatccccaagtgctacattattgtccTGAGGCCAGATCTGAATAAAAAGGAACATCTAATGgcgtaa
- the LOC144326767 gene encoding vomeronasal type-2 receptor 26-like encodes MGIAGAPAKADGSWTLIWINKALQQIAAESSQAEGSAAAAAAADNSEMISESPSDQSFYSQSYWHILPFLLAIQEISRNPRLLPNITLGYNLYESYFNAIMTYEAVLDLLSGGQKNVPNYICERQNKQLAVLEGGDSAISSLISTILNIYKIPQISYGFVSREFTDKTQFPFVYRMVPKQEPPHLAMVKLLLHFKWTWIGLLAPDNDSGEKFMRTFTTEVTKNDICVAFSESLTEIVIYTPKHLKSFLMQRQVNVVVYHADVRSILVLAGFMINMENTLKLHSFLRNLHLYNFSMDGAYWDENGELAADFDIVNWVAFPNKSLVGWKVGSAERSASPEKIKFAIDRNVIVWPRWVKQNVPLSRCTKNCRPGYAKAIKEGKPICCYACVECMEGTISIQEDAKLCNKCPDDQNSNQHRDQCVPKIIHFLSYEEPLGILLASFALLLSLTAGLLLGIFIKYFDTPIVKANNRDLTYLLLVSLLLSFLSSFLFIGRPQKWTCLLRQTAFSIIFSVAVSSLLAKTITVVVAFMATKPGSQMRKWLGKSLANSLVLSFSSVQGGICMVWLGMSPPFPDSDMHSQPGQIILQCNEGSVAMFYSALGYMGFLAAVCFTVAFLARKLPGAFNEAQLITFSMLVFCSVWVSFVPAYLSTKGKYMVAVQVFSILASSSGLLGCIFIPKSYIIVLKPDLNKKEHLMV; translated from the exons CTGGACTCTCATCTGGATCAATAAAGCACTGCAGCAGATCGCAGCTGAGAGCAGTCAGGCAGAAgggagcgcagcagcagcagcagcagcagacaacaGTGAAATGATCTCCGAGTCACCATCTGATCAAAG CTTCTACAGTCAAAGTTACTGGCACATCCTGCCCTTCTTGCTTGCCATTCAAGAGATCAGTCGGAATCCCAGGCTCCtgcccaacatcaccctgggctacaacctcTATGAGAGCTATTTTAATGCAATAATGACTTATGAAGCTGTGCTAGACCTGCTGTCTGGTGGGCAGAAGAATGTTCCAAACTACATCTGTGAAAGACAGAATAAACAGCTGGCCGTTCTAGAAGGAGGTGACTCTGCTATTTCCAGCCTCATTTCGACCATTCTGAACATTTataaaatcccacag ATCAGCTACGGTTTTGTTAGTCGGGAATTTACTGATAAAACTCAGTTCCCTTTCGTCTATCGGATGGTCCCAAAACAAGAACCTCCTCATCTGGCTATGGTGAAATTGCTATTGCATTTCAAATGGACGTGGATCGGTCTCCTTGcaccagacaatgacagtggagaaaagtTCATGAGGACCTTCACTACTGAGGTCACAAAGAATGATATTTGTGTGGCCTTCTCAGAAAGTCTCACAGAAATTGTGATTTATACTCCAAAGCACCTGAAGTCATTTCTCATGCAGAGACAAGTCAATGTCGTTGTCTACCATGCAGATGTTCGATCCATTTTAGTTCTAGCAGGGTTTATGATAAACATGGAAAATACCCTTAAA CTGCactctttcctaagaaacctcCACCTTTACAACTTTTCCATGGATGGAGCTTATTGGGATGAGAATGGGGAGCTGGCAGCTGACTTTGACATTGTCAACTGGGTGGCGTTTCCCAATAAGTCCCTTGTTGGGTGGAAAGTTGGGAGTGCAGAGAGATCAGCATCTCCAGAGAAAATCAAGTTTGCCATTGACCGAAATGTCATTGTGTGGCCCAGGTGGGTCAAACAG AACGTGCCTCTTTCAAGGTGTACCAAAAACTGTCGTCCAGGATATGCCAAGGCCATTAAAGAGGGAAAACCAatctgctgctatgcttgtgttgAATGCATGGAAGGAACAATCTCCATTCAGGAAG ATGCAAAGCTTTGCAACAAATGTCCAGATGATCAGAATTCCAATCAACACAGAGATCAGTGTGTCCCCAAGATTATacatttcttgtcctatgaagaACCTCTGGGGATCCTCCTAGCTTCTTTTGCCCTGCTTTTGTCCCTCACTGCTGGACTTcttttgggaatcttcattaaatactttGACACCCCAATAGTCaaggccaacaaccgggacctcacctacttgctcctcgtctccctcctgctctccttctTGTCCTCCTTCTTATTCATCGGTCGGCCCCAGAAgtggacctgccttctccgacaaactgccttcagcatcatcttctccgtGGCCGTGTCTTCCCTGTTGGCAAAGACTATCACTGTGGTGGTGGCGTttatggccacaaagccagggagcCAGATGAGGAAATGGCTGGGCAAGAGCTTGGCCAACTCCCTTGTCTTGTCTTTTTCCAGTGTCCAAGGGGGCATCTGCATGGtctggctgggaatgtctcccccCTTCCCAGACTCCGACATGCACTCCCAGCCTGGGCAGATCATTCTGCAATGTAACGAAGGCtctgttgccatgttttattctgcccttggctacatgggctttcTGGCGGCcgtctgcttcacggtggctttcctagccaggaagctgcctggggccttcaacgAAGCccagctgatcaccttcagcatgctggtgttttgcagtgtttgggtgtcctttgtgccagcctatctgagcaccaaggggaaatatatggtagccgtgcaggtcttctctatcttggcctccagttCGGGGTTACTGGGTTGCATCTTCATCCCCAAGTCCTACATTATTGTCCTGAAGCCAGATCTGAATAAAAAGGAACATCTAATGGTATGA